One genomic segment of Sminthopsis crassicaudata isolate SCR6 chromosome 2, ASM4859323v1, whole genome shotgun sequence includes these proteins:
- the MAPKBP1 gene encoding mitogen-activated protein kinase-binding protein 1 isoform X5 has protein sequence MPAVRVWDVEERNQVAELQEHKYGVACVAFSPSSKYIVSVGYQHDMIVNVWSWKKNIVVASNKVSSRVMAVSFSEDCSYFVTAGNRHIKFWYLDDSKTSKVNTTVPLLGRSGLLGELRNNLFTDVACGRGKKADSTFCITSSGLLCEFSDRRLLDKWVELRNTDSFTTTVAHCISVSQDYIFCGCADGTVRLFNPSNLHFLSTLPRPHALGTDIASVTEASRLFSSTADAKYPDTIALTFDPNNQWLSCVYNDHSLYVWDVRDPKKVGKVYSALYHSSCVWSVEVYPEVKDSNQACLPPSSFITCSSDNTIRLWNTESSGVHSALHRNILSNDLIKIIYVDGNTQALLDTELSGGGDKTDGSLVDTRVGIRSVCISPNGQHLASGDRVGTLRVHELQSLSEMLRVEAHDSEILCLEYSKPDTGLKLLASASRDRLIHVLDAGREYSLQQTLDEHSSSITSVKFAASDGQVRMISCGADKSIYFRTAQKSGDGVQFTRTHHVVRKTTLYDMDVEPSWKYTAIGCQDRNIRIFNISSGKQKKLYKGSQGEDGTLIKVQTDPSGIYIATSCSDKNLSIFDFSSGECVATMYGHSEIVTGMKFSNDCKHLISVSGDSCIFVWRLSSEMTISMRQRLAELRQRQRGGKQQGLSPPRRASGLNRREAPTVLSPVPALSSDSDKDGEDEGTEEEELPALPILDKGTKKDPALARGPTLPRSLSHWEMSREGVEFLDPAPAASQGPRRRGRWAQPGVELSVRSMLDLRQLETLASAPRPPSEDSLAQESQTQAPSVLEKHSQQASVDVHPSQNGSVSRSLTSKSCACSQVIQMISQEEEVFAQELEPMNNEDGVVYPEPGSCPPIDTSNEFQVQALPHGPLGRVYPSSRSIEKHSPDSACSVDYSSSRLSSPEHPNEDSESTEPLSVDGISSDLEEPAEGEEEEEEEEDRGTGSGGLQGGSPRTPDQEQFLRRHFETLANGTAPGSPGRSLERMEPQSISSRFLSQVQSPALRELSLSSMRSVLPQKPIRVLQSPSEKPSSGAISPQKVPPEAESIPGGSNPQPVASVLRRRRLHLENSWTHKKTALPGSGASLQKAQSVHNLASQDEPPLPGPVPLQQSEVQEGLGSLTQADGRPTRPRSYLNPTTSSMAKMSRSTSVGENLGQGDLTETQVSNPIRITSIGKPALPSRAHLVLDIPKPLPDRPSLAAFSPGAKGRAPCETQQLGSPGGLGKKSVTPEGRACPGEGPLLTARTECQAQPGPQSSCVQELPATCLPRGPENLQPLPPEKIPSPMEPSRPGASLSQDSEPVMMVSMEQCERLVAELRNSVRQVVQLYRLVASSRTPSTEQNQIVQFLNDTFSSVRQELEALAGVVTVSPSGSPSAVGAEQTQALLEQYSELLLQAVERRMERRL, from the exons ATGCCTGCTGTACGAGTATGGGATGTGGAGGAGCGTAACCAGGTGGCAGAACTACAAGAACACAAATATGGTGTTGCCTGTGTGGCCTTTTCCCCCAGCTCCAAGTACATTGTCTCCGTGGGCTATCAGCATGACATGATTGTCAATGTCTGGTCCTGGAAG AAAAACATTGTGGTAGCTTCCAATAAAGTTTCGAGTCGAGTGATGGCTGTATCCTTTTCTGAAGACTGCAGCTACTTTGTCACTGCTGGCAACCGGCACATCAAATTCTGGTACCTGGATGACAGCAAGACTTCAAAG GTGAATACCACAGTGCCATTGCTAGGTCGCTCAGGGCTGTTGGGGGAGCTTCGGAACAATCTTTTTACTGATGTGGCGTGTGGCCGAGGAAAGAAAGCAGACAGCACTTTCTGTATCacctcttctggactgctgtgtGAATTTAGTGATCGAAGGCTATTGGACAAATGGGTGGAACTTCGG AATACAGACAGCTTCACA ACTACAGTGGCCCACTGTATCTCAGTGAGCCAAGACTACATCTTCTGTGGCTGTGCTGATGGAACTGTGCGTCTCTTCAATCCCTCTAATCTTCACTTCCTCAGTACATTGCCCAGGCCACATGCCCTGGGAACTGATATTGCCAGCGTCACCGAGGCTAG CCGCCTCTTCTCCAGTACAGCTGATGCCAAGTACCCAGATACCATTGCCTTGACCTTTGATCCCAATAATCAGTGGCTGTCCTGTGTATACAATGATCATAGCCTCTACGTATGGGATGTAAGGGACCCCAAGAAAGTGGGCAAAGTGTACTCAGCCCTTTACCATTCATCTTGTGTCTGGAGCGTAGAG GTATACCCTGAAGTAAAGGACAGTAACCAGGCCTGCCTGCCTCCCAGCTCCTTCATCACCTGCTCCTCAGACAATACAATCCGCCTATGGAACACTGAGAGCTCTGGCGTCCATTCTGCATTACACCGCAACATCCTCAGCAAT GACCTGATCAAGATAATTTATGTGGATGGGAACACCCAGGCTCTGCTGGACACAGAGCTGTCAGGGGGTGGAGATAAAACCGATGGATCACTGGTAGATACACGTGTAGGAATCCGTTCTGTTTGCATCAGCCCTAATGGACAGCACCTTGCTTCAGGGGACCGAGTAGGCACACTTAG AGTACATGAGCTGCAGTCCTTGAGTGAGATGCTGCGGGTTGAGGCCCATGACTCAGAGATCCTATGCCTGGAATATTCCAAGCCAGACACAG GTCTAAAACTGCTGGCCTCCGCAAGCAGAGACCGTCTCATCCACGTGCTGGATGCTGGACGAGAATATAGTTTACAGCAAACTCTGGACGAACATTCTTCTTCAATCACTTCAGTCAAATTTGCAG CAAGTGATGGACAGGTCCGCATGATCAGCTGTGGAGCAGACAAGAGCATCTACTTCCGTACTGCACAGAAG TCTGGAGATGGGGTGCAATTTACCCGGACACACCATGTGGTACGAAAGACAACCCTGTATGACATGGATGTGGAACCCAGCTGGAAGTACACAGCCATCGGCTGCCAAGACAGAAATATTAG GATCTTTAATATCAGCAGTGGAAAGCAGAAGAAACTCTACAAGGGGTCCCAGGGTGAAGATGGCACCCTCATCAAG GTTCAAACGGACCCCTCAGGCATCTACATTGCTACCAGCTGCTCAGACAAGAATCTCTccatttttgatttttcttcaggAGAGTGTGTAGCTACCATGTATGGCCATTCAG AGATTGTCACTGGCATGAAGTTCAGCAATGACTGCAAACATCTCATCTCTGTATCAGGAGACAG CTGCATCTTTGTATGGCGTTTGAGCTCAGAAATGACTATCAGCATGCGGCAACGTTTGGCTGAGCTTCGGCAACGCCAACGAGGGGGGAAGCAACAGGGGCTATCACCCCCTCGAAGGGCTTCTGGGCTCAACCG TCGAGAAGCCCCTACAGTGCTTTCTCCAGTACCAGCCCTTTCCTCAGACAGTGACAAAGATGGGGAAGATGAGGGTACTGAGGAAGAAGAGCTGCCAGCCCTGCCCATTCTTGACAAAGGTACCAAGAAGGATCCAG CTTTAGCCCGAGGTCCAACCCTACCCCGAAGCCTTTCTCACTGGGAAATGAGTCGG GAAGGAGTAGAATTTCTGGACCCAGCTCCTGCTGCCAGCCAAGGTCCCCGAAGACGAGGACGATGGGCCCAGCCAGGTGTAGAGTTAAGTGTTCGTTCCATGTTGGACCTTCGGCAATTGGAAACACTGGCCTCAGCACCTCGGCCACCCAGTGAGGACTCTCTGGCACAGGAGTCACAGACTCAGGCCCCGTCTGTCCTTGAAAAACATAGCCAACAGGCCTCTGTGGATGTCCATCCCAGCCAG AATGGAAGTGTTTCCCGGTCCCTGACTTCCAAGTCTTGTGCCTGCTCTCAAGTTATCCAGATGATTTCTCAGGAAGAAGAGGTCTTTGCTCAAGAGTTGGAGCCAATGAACAATGAAGATGGTGTTGTGTACCCTGAACCAGGCAGTTGCCCTCCCATTGATACCAG CAATGAGTTCCAGGTACAGGCCCTTCCCCATGGCCCACTGGGTAGAGTGTACCCAAGTAGCAGAAGCATCGAGAAACACAGTCCTGATAGTGCCTGCTCTGTGGACTATAGCAGCAGCCGCCTTTCCAGTCCAGAGCATCCCAATGAAG ATTCTGAGAGCACAGAGCCCCTGAGTGTGGATGGAATCTCCTCAGATCTTGAAGAACCAGctgaaggggaagaagaagaggaggaagaagaagatagAGGAACTGGCTCTGGTGGGCTACAGGGAGGCAGTCCCCGTACACCTGACCAGGAACAGTTCCTCAGACGGCACTTTGAGACCCTAGCCAATGGAACTGCTCCAG GTAGCCCAGGCCGATCCCTGGAGAGGATGGAGCCTCAAAGCATATCATCTCGATTCCTATCCCAGGTTCAGAGTCCTGCACTCAG GGAGCTCTCTCTGTCTTCCATGAGATCAGTACTGCCACAGAAACCCATCAGGGTGCTCCAGAGTCCCAGTGAGAAGCCCAGCAGTGGAGCCATCAGCCCCCAGAAAGTCCCCCCAGAGGCTGAGTCAATTCCGGGGGGCTCTAACCCCCAGCCTGTGGCCTCTGTACTCCGACGGCGCCGCCTGCACCTGGAGAACAGCTGGACACACAAGAAGACAGCCTTACCTGGCTCTGGTGCCAGCCTCCAGAAAGCCCAGTCAGTACATAACCTGGCATCACAAG ATGAGCCACCTCTACCTGGTCCAGTACCTCTACAACAGAGTGAAGTCCAAGAAGGGCTGGGCTCTCTAACTCAAGCTGACGGTCGCCCAACTCGGCCCCGTTCTTATCTGAACCCCACCACCAGCTCCATGGCTAAGATGTCTCGTAGCACCTCTGTGGGGGAAAACCTAGGCCAGGGGGATTTGACTGAAACTCAGGTCTCTAACCCCATCAGGATCACATCCATCGGCAAGCCAGCTCTGCCAAGCCGGGCTCACCTTGTTCTGGATATTCCCAAGCCACTGCCTGACAGGCCCAGCCTGGCTGCTTTCTCCCCTGGGGCAAAGGGCCGGGCCCCTTGTGAAACTCAACAACTTGGCTCCCCAGGGGGCCTGGGGAAGAAGTCTGTCACACCAGAGGGGAGGGCCTGCCCAGGGGAGGGCCCCCTTCTCACAGCCAGGACAGAGTGCCAGGCTCAGCCAGGGCCCCAAAGCTCTTGTGTCCAGGAACTACCAGCCACATGCCTCCCCCGAGGGCCTGAGAACTTGCAGCCCCTACCCCCAGAGAAGATTCCCAGCCCCATGGAACCTTCCAGGCCAGGGGCTTCCCTGAGCCAGGACTCAG AACCGGTGATGATGGTGAGCATGGAACAGTGTGAGCGCCTTGTGGCAGAGCTTCGGAACAGTGTACGCCAAGTTGTTCAACTATATCGTTTG gtggCCAGCAGCAGAACACCTTCTACTGAACAGAATCAGATTGTGCAATTCCTCAACGATACCTTCTCCTCAGTGCGGCAGGAATTGGAGGCCCTGGCAGGTGTGGTGACAGTTAGCCCCAGTGGGAGCCCAAGTGCTGTGGGAGCTGAACAGACACAGGCATTGCTGGAGCAGTACTCGGAGCTGCTCCTCCAGGCTGTGGAAAGACGCATGGAACGGAGACTCTGA